From a single Plasmodium yoelii strain 17X genome assembly, chromosome: 9 genomic region:
- a CDS encoding small nuclear riboprotein Sm-D1, translated as MKLVTFLMKLTNENVTIELKNGTLISGVITGVDIKMNTHMKNVKVVIKNKNVGEYNANTKQFLSLDHVTIRGNNIRYYILSDSLPLDTLLVDDTPKNKTSKDKSFSNKDKGRGRGRGRKVPRR; from the coding sequence ATGAAGTTAGtaacatttttaatgaaaTTGACCAATGAAAATGTCACGATTGAATTGAAAAATGGAACACTTATAAGTGGGGTTATAACAGGAGttgatataaaaatgaatacacatatgaaaaatgttaaagtagtaattaaaaataaaaatgttggTGAATATAATGCTAATacaaaacaatttttatcgCTAGATCATGTAACTATAAGAGGAAATAATATaagatattatattttatcagATAGCTTGCCACTTGATACATTATTAGTAGATGATACtcctaaaaataaaacttcaAAGGATAAATCATTTTCAAACAAAGATAAAGGAAGAGGAAGAGGTCGTGGAAGAAAAGTTCCAAGAAGATAA
- a CDS encoding ATP synthase F0 subunit b-like protein, putative, with translation MIKIKNGIKVGLGLTKRYYTNNGRGMLKEYVYTKYRISLPHIDNVKYDDLYLSSPNKEDLYVFTKKIPIFLRYLKLITSLENRNNDFIEFAKRCENGLTIEKDVYLTKEELINLMFINGYTKKESNALDLAFNHNYKFHYPEIAILFDLNEEDVYKFCLKKRSENPENLFHLKHFKEKNMLSSYGLIFVFLYFGLNNVVLSNAWFLSKTIPFFSVFYMLASYFYKDIWNFLNKEKNLMIEQNIQNKLLAEDIIYNQLKLFSKDTECSSHLKHFKEYCNVLIKYYRKAFINENKKNIHEHLEKKLNEIYNSEQQYKNSLKNILVTEIIKKTYEHVQNDQNFYNAVLNDSINNIQNNTNNDTLVNYVKTQINFVKNENNNNPIVKNILNQYELKKKEYLNQFVVHKDEVNSIKNIIAKCNLDINKLNKEDYDNLIKLYTTINNRFGFYVNDNDIPLIIPKDNESKNLTENINFIIQQSNKMFHEKKLVSFLKFFQ, from the coding sequence atgattaaaataaaaaatggaataaaagTTGGTCTAGGACTGACCAAAAGATATTACACAAATAATGGAAGAGGAATGTTAAAggaatatgtatatacaaaatatcgAATAAGTTTGCCACATATAGATAATGTAAAATATGAcgatttatatttatcaagCCCAAACAAAGAAGATTTGTAtgtatttacaaaaaaaattccaatttttttaagatatttaaaattaataacatCCCTAGAAAATCgtaataatgattttatCGAATTTGCAAAAAGGTGTGAAAATGGGTTAACGATAGAAAAGGATGTATATTTAACAAAAgaagaattaataaatttaatgtttATAAATGgttatacaaaaaaagaatCAAATGCACTTGATCTAGCATTTaatcataattataaatttcatTATCCTGAAATTGCAATattatttgatttaaatgaagaagatgtatataaattttgtttaaaaaaaagaagtgAAAATCCagaaaatttatttcatttaaaacattttaaagaaaaaaatatgttatcaTCATATGGTCTAATATtcgtttttttatattttggaTTAAATAATGTAGTATTAAGTAATGCTTGGTTTCTTTCCAAAActattccatttttttctgtATTTTATATGCTTGCTTCCTATTTTTATAAAGATATAtggaattttttaaataaagaaaaaaatttaatgatagaacaaaatatccaaaataaattattagcagaagatataatttataatcaaTTAAAACTTTTTTCAAAAGACACAGAATGTAGTTCtcatttaaaacattttaaagAATATTGTAATGtcttaataaaatattatagaaaagcttttattaatgaaaataaaaaaaatatacatgaacatttggaaaaaaaattaaatgaaattTATAATTCTGAACAgcaatataaaaattcactaaaaaatatactagttacagaaattattaaaaaaacgtATGAACATGTTCAGAATGATCAGAATTTTTACAATGCTGTATTAAATGatagtataaataatattcaaaataatacaaataatgaTACATTAGTTAATTATGTTAAAACACAAATcaattttgttaaaaatgaaaataataataatcctattgttaaaaatatactTAATCAATATgagctaaaaaaaaaagaatatttaaatcAATTTGTAGTACACAAAGATGAAGTTAATTCTATTAAAAACATTATTGCAAAATGTAATcttgatattaataaattaaataaagaagattATGACAATCTTATCAAATTATACACTACCATAAATAACAGATTTGGTTTTTATGTAAATGACAATGATATACCATTAATAATTCCTAAAGATAATGAATCTAAAAATTTGactgaaaatattaattttattatacaaCAATCGAATAAAATGTTCCACGAAAAAAAACTTGTTTCTTTTTTGAAATTTTTCCAATGA
- a CDS encoding DNA-dependent RNA polymerase, whose translation MKTSIISKNLINKFTHFHNNLGLIFLLKKKERAINYLLYIKSNSFSNVNLTKKKEANIHIIYNNEDSVKCYNNKNECKKNDELDKNNEIISFYKSEKLKNEKKKKKCNNYENEQDKLIYVENDEKKKKKKNINDEKINVKKLKTEEIQIEKDYISKNCLQNEIKTELEILVEKIKNLDEKYKNKIIKYINTLNKEHINGIEQNIIFFFENLDDYLSANGLLICDVGGEEIFSYIKKVNVKIDKNEKNDHMNINNLFDINWIKEKKKLIYGDNIYPIVQNDNENKDIIQTDPKNNPQTDHQKNVENFTNLITHNQNSNCEKNVKDNIINIRRQVLIERSSYKKAIEEAEEFVSNLHDLKKVTEIQGLCKIYLNWVNELEKKIINYKENIKKNNYKKNIFPDLIEEKLLAIITVKWTIQYTFNPLKKKYSNEVTTQSKHFEQEYPYQSLFTHIAIKIGEEVNNELNFQLLEKNNLLYNFIKKNKSNVSFSHFQKYKMLNEIKEKLYMENKNQTNKSDIEIDDTNETTQSIENKKNYQNSQNYQNYQNYQNSQKITNDNNNFLNKPFELVQWNSMKKASIGGLLLKMLIDHAKIDVDINTAKDEYRNEYKYYLFLHKTAKTKGEDLYSDCKYKKELNYQEYYEHESNSLKFIIRDKWKKGNELANFLDSTSQNENEEKKKKKKKKKKKCTHKQIAITNVSNGEFGNNNQEVMEEKNMTCSGEIDSKGVNINNCNVEQVCETEKEENVENGEKKTKQNNFCKNQKEKLKNKEIILYRSRRDKNKIEIPVFVHSYIWKNNNWYGVIHMRESCANFLLNNAINSHVPLNYLPMICKPKKWENDQGGMLLLKNNFIRYNIKPLFNLNVCDMSRIKNIVSEIGNVGWKVNKEILHYIEYAYMNGKTIGKIPLNKNYNLPNNIDLKNNNNNNEEIKKYYLLKEEITRLNKCLISERPTFLQKLAVAKTFKKNEQIYFPHNIDFRGRMYPLSPHLHHMGDDICRSLIVFSNGEEIGPNGLYWLKVHLANNFGKDKLNFKKRIEWVDQNINNIKKLKENPFENLEFWGLADNPWQALAVSIDLINALNSSNPSKYKSNIPIQQDGTCNGLQHYAALGKDKDGGRAVNILPSDEPQDIYTVVLDIVINKIKNDIDNGDNKNENTNILTKSELANYCFKYNLLKRKVVKQTIMTICYGVTSIGAKNQVKGKIQNMIAKDTDKNTINELSRYIANYIFESISEIFKRAMIIKKWFNNLSKITNDLNIPITWISPIGLPCEQPYRLGTRILVNTPLQSVSVTSYKNSLIHKNKQRLGFPPNFVHSLDASHLIMTAEKMLIQNNFSFAAVHDSYWTHACNVDIMNKFIRDSFVTLYNKPILENIYQNFQMRLGKFAEKIPPPPEQGHLDISLVRHSQYFFS comes from the coding sequence atgAAAACAAGTATTATTTCCAAAAATCTGATTAACAAGTTCACACATTTTCATAATAACCTTGGgcttatatttttgttaaaaaaaaaagaaagagctattaattatttattatatatcaaGTCTAACTCTTTTTCAAATGttaatttaacaaaaaaaaaagaagctaacatacatataatatataataatgaagatTCTGTAAAATGTTATAACAACAAAAATgaatgcaaaaaaaatgatgaattgGATAAGAACAATGAAATAATTTCATTCTATAAATCcgaaaaattgaaaaatgaaaaaaaaaaaaaaaaatgtaacaaTTATGAAAATGAACAAGATAAACTAATATATgttgaaaatgatgaaaaaaaaaaaaaaaaaaaaaatattaatgatgaaaaaataaatgtaaaaaaattaaaaacagAAGAAATACAAATTGAAAAAGATTATATCTCCAAAAATTGTCtacaaaatgaaattaaaactGAATTGGAAATTTTagttgaaaaaataaaaaatttagacgaaaaatataaaaataaaataataaaatatataaatacattaaataaagaacaTATTAATGGAAttgaacaaaatattatttttttttttgaaaatctTGATGATTATTTATCAGCAAATGGATTATTAATATGTGATGTTGGTGGTGAAGAAATATTTagctatataaaaaaagttaatgttaaaatagacaaaaatgaaaaaaatgatcatatgaatataaataatttatttgatataaattggattaaagaaaaaaagaaactaATTTATGGTGATAATATTTATCCAATTGTTcaaaatgataatgaaaataaagatataatacaaACTGACCCCAAAAACAATCCCCAAACCGACCATCAAAAAAATGTGGAAAATTTCACCAATTTAATAACACATAATCAAAATTCtaattgtgaaaaaaatgttaaagataatataataaatataagaaGACAGGTGCTAATTGAAAGATCTTCTTATAAAAAAGCTATTGAAGAAGCTGAAGAATTTGTTTCAAATTTgcatgatttaaaaaaagttacAGAAATTCAAGGattatgtaaaatatatttaaactgGGTTAatgaattagaaaaaaaaataattaattataaagaaaatattaaaaaaaataattataaaaaaaatatattcccAGATTTAATAGAAGAAAAGTTACTAGCTATTATAACAGTAAAATGGACTATCCAATATACATTTAAtccattaaaaaaaaaatattcaaatgaAGTAACTACACAATCTAAACATTTTGAACAAGAATATCCATACCAATCTTTATTTACACATATTGCTATTAAGATTGGAGAAGAAGTTAATAATGAACTAAATTTCCAATTgcttgaaaaaaataaccttttatataattttattaaaaaaaataaatcgaATGTTTCTTTTTctcattttcaaaaatataaaatgctaaatgaaataaaagaaaagctatatatggaaaataaaaatcaaacTAATAAATCTGATATAGAAATCGATGATACTAACGAAACAACACAATCTAttgaaaacaaaaaaaattaccaAAATAGCCAAAATTACCAAAATTACCAAAATTACCAAAATAGCCAAAAAATAactaatgataataataattttttaaataaaccTTTTGAACTAGTTCAATGGAATTCAATGAAAAAAGCTTCAATTGGTGgtcttttattaaaaatgttaattgATCATGCTAAAATAGACGTAGATATAAATACAGCCAAAGATGAATATAGAAATgagtataaatattatttatttttacataaaaCAGCTAAAACTAAAGGAGAAGATCTTTACTCAGattgtaaatataaaaaggaaTTAAATTATCAAGAATATTATGAACATGAATCTAATTctctaaaatttattattcgTGATAAATGGAAAAAAGGAAATGAACTAGCTAATTTTCTTGATAGTACTAgccaaaatgaaaatgaagaaaaaaaaaaaaaaaaaaaaaaaaaaaaaaaaaaatgcacacACAAACAAATAGCTATAACAAATGTCAGTAATGGTGAGTTtggaaataataatcaaGAGGTGATggaggaaaaaaatatgacttGTTCAGGTGAAATCGATTCAAAAGGAGTAAACATAAACAATTGCAATGTTGAACAAGTTTGCGAAACAGAGAAAGAAGAAAATGTAgaaaatggagaaaaaaaaacgaaacaAAACAACTTTTGTAAAAatcaaaaagaaaaattaaaaaataaagaaatcatattatatagaTCTAGGagagataaaaataaaatagaaataCCTGTATTTGTACATTCATatatatggaaaaataataattggtATGGTGTTATACATATGAGAGAAAGTTGTGCAaactttttattaaataatgcaATAAATTCACATGTAccattaaattatttacctATGATATGTAAACctaaaaaatgggaaaatgATCAAGGTGGtatgttattattaaaaaataattttattagatataatattaaacccttatttaatttaaatgtaTGTGATATGAgtagaattaaaaatatagtatcCGAGATAGGTAATGTTGGTTGGAAagtaaataaagaaatattacattatattgaatatgcatatatgaaTGGGAAAACTATAGGAAAAATtcctttaaataaaaattacaatttacctaataatatagatttaaaaaataataataataataatgaagaaataaaaaaatattatttattaaaagaagAAATTACTAGATTAAATAAATGTCTAATAAGTGAAAGACCAacttttttacaaaaattagCAGTAGCAAAAactttcaaaaaaaatgaacaaatatattttcctcACAATATTGATTTTCGTGGTAGAATGTATCCATTATCTCCTCATTTACATCATATGGGAGATGATATTTGTAGAAGCTTAATAGTTTTTTCGAATGGAGAAGAAATTGGTCCAAATGGGTTATATTGGTTAAAAGTTCATTTAGCTAATAATTTTGgaaaagataaattaaattttaaaaaaagaatagaATGGGTTGATcagaatattaataatattaaaaaattaaaggaaAACCCATTTGAAAATTTAGAATTTTGGGGTTTAGCAGATAATCCATGGCAAGCTTTAGCTGTTTCGATAGATTTAATAAATGCTTTAAATTCATCGAACccatcaaaatataaaagtaataTACCAATACAACAAGATGGAACATGTAATGGATTACAACATTATGCTGCTTTAGGAAAAGATAAAGATGGTGGACGAGCTGTTAATATTCTTCCATCTGATGAACCTCAAGATATTTATACAGTAGTATTAGATAtagttataaataaaataaaaaatgatatagataatggtgataataaaaatgaaaatactAATATTCTTACCAAATCCGAATTAGCAaattattgttttaaatataatttattaaaaaggaAAGTTGTAAAACAAACAATAATGACAATATGTTATGGTGTTACATCTATTGGTGCAAAAAATCAAGTTAAAggaaaaattcaaaatatgATTGCTAAAGATACtgataaaaatacaataaatgAATTATCTAGATATATAgctaattatatatttgaatcTATAAgtgaaatatttaaaagagcaatgatcataaaaaaatggtttaataatttatcaaaaataacAAACGATTTAAATATACCTATAACATGGATATCACCAATTGGTTTACCATGTGAGCAGCCATATAGATTAGGAACTAGAATTTTAGTAAATACACCATTACAATCTGTTAGTGTAACATCTTATAAAAATTCGTTgattcataaaaataaacaaagaTTAGGTTTTCCTCCAAATTTTGTACATTCTTTAGATGCTTCACATTTAATTATGACTGCCGAAAAAATGCttatacaaaataattttagttTTGCTGCTGTTCATGATTCATATTGGACCCATGCTTGTAATGTTGACATaatgaataaatttattagaGACTCTTTTGTtactttatataataaacctATTTTAGAAAACATTTATCAAAATTTCCAAATGAGGTTAGGAAAATTTGCAGAAAAAATACCCCCACCTCCTGAACAAGGCCATCTTGATATATCACTTGTTCGACACAGCCAATACTTTTTTAGTTGA